A window from Pseudomonas alloputida encodes these proteins:
- a CDS encoding oxidoreductase, giving the protein MYLTPQHVLLAGATGLTGEHLLDRLLNEPTITRVLAPTRRPLAEHPHLENPVGDPAVFLPQLAGRVDIAYCCLGTTLKQAGSESAFRAVDLDMVVAFSKRAREMGARHLLVISAVGADPKSSIFYNRVKGEMEEALKAQDWPQLTIVRPSFLLGERLEPRLTEQLVAPFSRFIPGKYRGIEACTLARALWRLALEEEDGVRVVESDELRRLGRI; this is encoded by the coding sequence ATGTACTTGACGCCTCAGCATGTCCTGCTTGCCGGAGCCACCGGTCTGACCGGTGAACACCTGCTAGACCGCCTGCTCAACGAGCCCACCATCACCCGTGTCCTGGCGCCTACACGCCGGCCATTGGCCGAGCACCCGCACCTGGAAAACCCGGTGGGCGACCCGGCGGTATTCCTTCCGCAACTGGCCGGGCGGGTCGACATCGCCTACTGCTGCCTGGGCACCACGCTGAAGCAGGCGGGTTCCGAATCGGCTTTCCGCGCAGTGGATCTGGACATGGTGGTCGCCTTCAGCAAGCGTGCCCGGGAAATGGGCGCACGGCATCTGCTGGTGATCAGTGCAGTGGGCGCCGACCCTAAGTCGTCAATTTTCTATAACCGGGTCAAGGGCGAGATGGAAGAAGCGCTCAAGGCTCAGGACTGGCCACAGCTGACCATCGTGCGGCCCTCGTTCCTGCTGGGCGAGCGACTGGAGCCACGGCTGACTGAACAGCTAGTTGCGCCGTTTTCTCGGTTCATACCCGGGAAATACCGGGGAATCGAGGCTTGTACCCTGGCGCGGGCGCTGTGGCGGCTGGCGCTGGAGGAAGAAGACGGCGTGCGGGTTGTGGAGTCGGATGAATTGCGCAGGTTGGGCAGGATCTAG